The proteins below are encoded in one region of Belonocnema kinseyi isolate 2016_QV_RU_SX_M_011 chromosome 1, B_treatae_v1, whole genome shotgun sequence:
- the LOC117171372 gene encoding root-specific lectin-like, which translates to MYSIRIFGCFLIYLRFFINSVNSCREAGQYCQQKTDCCTFGNLSCVANLCSAPVSACRESGQYCQQQTDCCTYKNLNCVSNVCTATVSACRESGQYCQQQTDCCTYKNLNCVSNVCTTTVSACRESGQYCQQQTDCCTQKNLNCISNVCTTPVSACREAGQYCQQKTDCCTYTNLNCISNVCAACRESGQYCQQQADCCTQKNLNCISNVCSATVTTCRELGQYCQQQSDCCTLKNLICMSNVCSAPPIGSVNPCGEVGQYCQQHAECCTYKNLGCTSNVCTASTSIFN; encoded by the coding sequence ATGTATTCAATTAGAATTTTTGGTTGTTTTCTCATCTACTTGAGGTTTTTTATCAACTCCGTTAATTCTTGTAGAGAAGCGGGTCAATATTGTCAGCAAAAAACTGATTGTTGCACTTTTGGAAATTTAAGTTGCGTAGCCAACCTGTGTTCGGCCCCTGTTAGTGCTTGTCGAGAATCGGGCCAATATTGTCAACAGCAGACAGATTGTTGcacttataaaaatttgaattgcgtATCTAATGTATGTACAGCCACTGTTAGTGCTTGTCGAGAATCGGGCCAATATTGTCAACAGCAGACAGATTGTTGcacttataaaaatttgaattgcgtATCTAATGTATGCACAACCACTGTTAGTGCTTGTCGAGAATCGGGCCAATATTGTCAACAGCAGACAGATTGTTGtactcaaaaaaatttgaattgcatATCTAATGTATGCACAACCCCTGTTAGTGCTTGTCGAGAAGCGGGCCAATATTGTCAACAGAAGACAGATTGTTGCACTTATACAAATTTGAATTGCATATCCAATGTTTGCGCTGCTTGTCGAGAATCGGGCCAATATTGTCAACAGCAGGCAGATTGTTGtactcaaaaaaatttgaattgcatATCCAACGTATGTTCGGCCACTGTTACTACTTGTCGAGAATTGGGCCAATATTGTCAACAGCAGTCAGATTGctgcactttaaaaaatttaatttgcatgtCCAATGTGTGTTCTGCTCCTCCAATTGGCTCCGTTAATCCTTGTGGCGAAGTGGGCCAATATTGTCAACAGCATGCAGAATGTTGCACTTATAAAAATTTAGGTTGCACATCTAATGTTTGTACCGCATCCACTTCAATATTTAATTAG